The following proteins are co-located in the Triticum aestivum cultivar Chinese Spring chromosome 1A, IWGSC CS RefSeq v2.1, whole genome shotgun sequence genome:
- the LOC123103644 gene encoding protein SRC2-like, with amino-acid sequence MAYRVLEVTLISAKDLKKVTMFSKMRVYAVVSISGGDPRTPTHRTHSDRHGGRNPMWHAPLRFPIPTAADPRGLALHVLLRADRSFGDRDVGEVVVPVQDLVAVAPPAGEHRHLSYQVRSPMSGRKRGVLHISYSLSDAPAPTAAAPGDAQYMQTNAAAKAGADPVTAYPPYHHQQHAVPPYGYNPPYGYAGASYGYGPAAAAPYGYGAPSAAAARQDGGVGMGSGFGMGLLGAAVGGMMMGLGEGVGEIIADSDMSMDGCF; translated from the coding sequence ATGGCGTACCGGGTGCTGGAGGTGACGCTGATCTCGGCCAAGGACCTGAAGAAGGTGACGATGTTCTCCAAGATGCGCGTGTACGCGGTGGTGTCCATCTCCGGCGGCGACCCAAGGACGCCGACGCACAGGACGCACTCGGACCGGCACGGCGGCCGGAACCCCATGTGGCACGCGCCGCTGCGGTTCCCCATCCCGACCGCCGCCGACCCGCGGGGGCTGGCGCTGCACGTGCTCCTCCGCGCCGACCGCTCCTTCGGTGACCGCGACGTCGGCGAGGTGGTGGTGCCAGTGCAGGACCTCGTCGCCGTGGCGCCGCCCGCCGGCGAGCATCGGCACCTCAGCTACCAGGTGCGCAGCCCGATGAGCGGCCGGAAGCGCGGCGTGCTCCACATCTCCTACAGCCTCTCCGACGCGCCTGCCCccacggcggcggcgccgggcgacgCGCAGTACATGCAGACGAACGCGGCGGCCAAGGCCGGCGCCGACCCGGTGACCGCGTACCCGCCGTACCACCACCAGCAGCACGCCGTGCCGCCGTACGGCTACAATCCACCGTACGGGTACGCGGGGGCGTCGTACGGCTACGGCCCCGCCGCGGCCGCTCCCTACGGGTACGGCGCGCCGTCCGCCGCGGCGGCCAGGCAAGACGGAGGCGTCGGGATGGGCTCCGGGTTCGGGATGGGGCTCCTCGGCGCGGCGGTCGGCGGGATGATGATGGGCCTCGGCGAGGGCGTGGGCGAGATCATCGCCGACTCGGACATGAGCATGGACGGCTGCTTCTGA